The following coding sequences are from one Humulus lupulus chromosome X, drHumLupu1.1, whole genome shotgun sequence window:
- the LOC133806450 gene encoding pleiotropic drug resistance protein 2-like, whose protein sequence is MTVRETLDFSGRCLGVGTRYDLLVELSTREKAAGIKPDSEIDAIMKATAMEGQETSLINDYVLKDWNSMDWSEGCVRSSPLSCHDQGKDGFLKFSGWKLLDAQHTWVNKSMNLQEYRDKCLRNCSCMA, encoded by the exons ATGACAGTCCGTGAAACTTTGGATTTTTCGGGGCGGTGCTTAGGAGTTGGTACAAGGTATGACTTGCTAGTAGAGTTGTCTACACGGGAAAAAGCAGCTGGAATTAAACCAGATTCTGAGATTGATGCCATCATGAAAGCCACAGCTATGGAAGGCCAAGAAACCAGTTTGATCAATGATTATGTTCTAAAG GATTGGAATTCAATGGACTGGTCTGAAGGGTGTGTAAGAAGTAGTCCGCTGAGCTGCCATGATCAAGGGAAAGATGGCTTTTTGAAATTTTCTGGTTGGAAATTGCTGGATGCTCAACATACATGGGTGAACAAGAGTATGAATCTACAGGAATATAGGGATAAATGTCTGAGAAATTGTTCCTGTATGGCTTAA